One segment of Rhodopirellula baltica SH 1 DNA contains the following:
- a CDS encoding LLM class oxidoreductase: MFHANRLSLGLVVPIENYSDGPVPEMHRHIERVQLAEALGFSAVWLRDVPFNVPAFGDAGQTYDPFVYLGMLSGMTERIALGVASIILPLRHPAHVAKAAATADVLSGGRQILGVASGDRPEESPAINAPFVDRGASFRESYRYIRKMSDPWPRFDNQRGRVTGEMDMLPKPVSGRLPLLITGSSQQSPEWLAAHGDGWMTYPRPAESQARVIQDWRQRMRTIGRPNQPVLQPLYIDLTESPDTPPTPIHLGLRIGINPLREYLRSRQEMGVNHIALNLRFNRADIETTLKQIADELLPEFQHEERT, translated from the coding sequence GTGTTCCATGCGAACCGACTGAGCCTCGGATTGGTGGTTCCGATTGAAAACTACAGTGATGGACCTGTCCCGGAAATGCACCGACACATCGAACGTGTGCAGCTTGCCGAAGCATTGGGTTTCTCGGCGGTCTGGTTGCGTGATGTCCCATTCAATGTCCCGGCTTTTGGAGATGCCGGCCAGACTTATGACCCATTCGTGTATCTCGGAATGTTGTCGGGGATGACCGAACGGATCGCGTTGGGTGTTGCCAGCATCATTTTGCCTTTGCGACATCCCGCTCACGTTGCCAAAGCCGCCGCCACGGCGGACGTGCTGTCTGGAGGCAGACAGATCCTTGGCGTGGCTTCCGGGGACCGTCCAGAAGAGTCCCCCGCAATCAATGCCCCATTTGTTGATCGAGGTGCGAGTTTTCGCGAGTCCTACCGATACATCCGCAAGATGAGTGATCCATGGCCACGCTTCGACAACCAACGCGGGCGAGTCACGGGCGAAATGGACATGCTACCCAAGCCGGTCTCCGGCAGGCTTCCATTGCTGATCACGGGCAGCAGTCAACAGAGTCCTGAGTGGTTGGCGGCTCACGGTGATGGCTGGATGACTTACCCGCGACCAGCCGAATCGCAAGCACGTGTCATTCAGGATTGGCGCCAGCGAATGCGAACCATCGGGCGTCCCAACCAACCTGTCTTGCAACCGCTCTACATCGACCTCACCGAGTCCCCCGACACCCCGCCCACACCCATTCATCTGGGATTGCGAATCGGCATCAATCCGCTTCGCGAGTACCTGCGGTCGCGGCAGGAAATGGGTGTCAATCACATCGCCTTGAACCTGCGATTCAACCGAGCCGACATTGAGACGACTTTGAAACAAATCGCCGACGAACTACTCCCCGAATTCCAACACGAAGAAAGAACATAA
- a CDS encoding zinc-dependent alcohol dehydrogenase family protein, translating to MKAMLIKNYGENAPFEASEVDQPEVKPGHVLVKIAASSVNTVDTMIRKMGKDLPLSPDAPALLGMDFAGTVEAVGEGVQNYSVGDEVYGCAGGLADLPGTLAEYIVADADLIAHKAKNLSMKEAAALPLVAITAYEGLVRAGIQAGQKVLVHGGSGGVGHVALQLAKHFGADVYSTGGGDKQLALIEKLGATGINYKTESVEQYVAKHTGGAGFDVVFDSVGGANLTNSFEAAALNGQVATTVSMCELDLTPAHFKGLSLHVVFMLIPMLHNHKRSEHGDILRKLTEIAESGALTPILDETNFSLEEAGEAYARLESGKAMGKVVIEN from the coding sequence ATGAAAGCCATGCTGATCAAGAACTACGGTGAGAACGCCCCCTTCGAGGCTTCCGAGGTCGATCAACCCGAAGTCAAACCGGGGCACGTCCTGGTCAAGATTGCCGCCTCGAGCGTCAACACGGTCGACACGATGATTCGCAAGATGGGAAAGGACCTGCCTCTCTCACCTGATGCACCCGCTCTCCTTGGAATGGACTTTGCCGGCACTGTCGAAGCCGTTGGCGAAGGTGTGCAGAACTACTCCGTCGGCGACGAAGTCTATGGGTGCGCTGGCGGGCTGGCGGATCTACCGGGCACGTTAGCCGAGTACATCGTTGCCGATGCCGACTTGATCGCGCACAAGGCAAAGAACCTGTCGATGAAGGAAGCCGCCGCCTTGCCACTCGTCGCAATCACCGCCTACGAAGGTCTGGTTCGCGCAGGCATCCAAGCCGGCCAGAAAGTCCTCGTGCATGGTGGATCAGGCGGCGTAGGACACGTCGCGTTGCAATTGGCAAAACACTTCGGAGCCGACGTCTATTCCACTGGCGGCGGTGACAAACAACTTGCTCTGATCGAAAAGTTGGGTGCGACAGGCATCAACTACAAAACCGAATCGGTCGAGCAATACGTTGCCAAGCACACCGGTGGGGCGGGATTCGATGTGGTGTTTGATTCCGTCGGCGGAGCCAACCTGACCAACTCATTCGAAGCCGCTGCACTCAACGGGCAAGTCGCAACCACGGTTTCGATGTGCGAGTTGGATCTCACACCGGCTCACTTCAAGGGATTGTCGCTGCATGTCGTCTTCATGCTGATTCCCATGTTGCACAACCACAAAAGATCCGAGCATGGCGACATTCTTCGCAAGCTGACCGAGATCGCTGAATCGGGTGCCCTCACGCCCATCCTTGATGAAACCAACTTCTCTTTGGAAGAAGCTGGCGAAGCCTACGCACGACTTGAAAGCGGCAAAGCCATGGGCAAAGTCGTCATCGAGAACTGA
- a CDS encoding SDR family NAD(P)-dependent oxidoreductase encodes MDLKLGGNVALITGGASGIGLATARMFAEEGCSLQLWDVSPQVEEAASELREQGVKVGTQIVDIVDEEQVKQAVGSCMDEHGRLDHVVHCAAIGSGKFGFPFTHVAPSDWKRTLEVNVIGMANIAAALAPPLVEQRSGSFVFLASIAGQMGSQTDPPYSASKAANINFAQCMAKDLAPHNVRVNTVCPGMVKTPLNRSVWQAWYERTDPRDQLSYEDWTEQKIKNVIPLARWQTSEDVAAMIVFLSSERAKEVTGQTINVDGGCVMHC; translated from the coding sequence ATGGATTTGAAATTAGGCGGCAACGTGGCTTTGATCACCGGCGGTGCGAGTGGGATCGGGTTGGCGACCGCGCGAATGTTTGCGGAAGAGGGTTGCTCGCTTCAGCTTTGGGATGTTTCGCCCCAAGTCGAAGAAGCGGCGAGCGAGTTGCGAGAGCAGGGCGTGAAAGTCGGCACCCAGATCGTCGACATTGTCGATGAAGAACAGGTCAAGCAAGCGGTCGGTTCCTGCATGGATGAACACGGACGTCTCGACCATGTGGTGCACTGCGCGGCGATTGGGTCGGGGAAGTTTGGGTTTCCGTTCACCCACGTTGCCCCAAGCGATTGGAAGCGAACTCTGGAGGTTAACGTCATCGGGATGGCGAACATCGCTGCAGCACTGGCTCCGCCGTTGGTTGAGCAGCGGTCTGGATCGTTTGTGTTCCTCGCCTCCATCGCGGGACAGATGGGGTCGCAGACCGATCCGCCTTACAGTGCCAGCAAAGCAGCCAACATCAACTTTGCGCAGTGTATGGCAAAGGACTTGGCACCGCACAATGTGCGGGTCAATACGGTTTGCCCGGGGATGGTGAAGACACCGCTGAACCGATCGGTGTGGCAGGCTTGGTACGAACGCACCGATCCTCGGGACCAACTTTCCTACGAAGACTGGACGGAGCAGAAGATTAAAAACGTGATCCCGCTCGCACGTTGGCAAACGAGCGAAGACGTCGCCGCAATGATTGTGTTTCTTTCGTCAGAACGAGCCAAAGAAGTGACTGGCCAAACCATCAACGTGGATGGTGGTTGCGTGATGCACTGCTAG
- a CDS encoding PVC-type heme-binding CxxCH protein, producing MKYLTSIFLLCLFALPTNDARSQTQSSWASNDKASFTPQIHHPNIKSVTLFAQNPDLVTPVGVAVSPDGRVFVQENHTHKRESNYSGPKTDRILVFEDTNGDGVADKRSVFYEGHTFSTDLLFGPDGHLYVSTRWFIGRFLNASSKQSADGEPEKLVVCETEGDYPHNGIGGLAIDPADPDSLAFGFGENLGVDYTFVGSDGTKLSGGGEGGSTYRCRTDGAELTRLSTGHWNAFGMTYDLAGNLFSTDNDPDATPPNRLLHVIPGADFGYEFRYGRSGRHPLVCWNGENPGTLGMAGVLNEAACGVIPFGVNHLLTASWTDNRVDLHKLTPKGASLEATREQFLSGPDDFRPVHFSYSTDGRFLYISDWVKISYPVHGHGRIWRVEFKQPVSLTPLPRTNEIAEPTIDKAIELLGSPDPYVRTAAMNTLVQHPKEIEDLDWKTMNEVARVHYAVTLKRIDQRKGSSGQFVDRIPDLLLDKSSDVRFVAIKWIADETLEHHRVSLEQLLKRDDLSRRDLKAVVASLAKISSPTTREFSPDDTLLKLTLDDSNPIQLRRIALQSLNVDHPRLTIGVLESLLDLNDATIQREAVHILAIHPDANKASALNKVAGDESLDANLRADAIAGLASLATENSDVLQELANHHHPIIANEARRTLVSAGLLKRKLPAKPSVDQLSDWNTLIDEVEGEPDPNIGRRLFFHNNLAGCYKCHAVNGRGNEVGPDLTTIHKQTGITQTWLLKHIVHPSAEMAPYYRPQQLLTFDGQVLNGLIIAREGQREGYIGSDGKVFYVDKNDVEGRQELTNSIMPTGLLDPLTATEIRDLLAYLLLHEE from the coding sequence ATGAAATATCTCACCTCCATTTTTCTACTCTGCCTTTTTGCATTGCCCACCAACGACGCCCGCTCGCAAACTCAATCGTCTTGGGCGTCCAACGACAAAGCCTCATTCACTCCCCAGATCCATCACCCCAACATCAAATCGGTGACGTTGTTCGCTCAGAACCCGGATCTGGTGACACCGGTTGGTGTCGCGGTGTCCCCGGATGGACGAGTCTTTGTGCAAGAAAACCACACTCACAAACGAGAATCCAACTACTCGGGTCCGAAGACCGATCGCATTCTCGTCTTCGAAGACACCAATGGAGATGGTGTCGCCGACAAACGTAGCGTCTTCTATGAAGGCCATACCTTCAGCACTGATTTGCTGTTTGGTCCCGATGGTCATTTGTACGTCAGCACGCGTTGGTTCATTGGGCGATTTCTCAATGCGTCCAGCAAACAATCCGCGGATGGTGAACCGGAAAAACTGGTCGTCTGCGAGACCGAAGGAGACTACCCGCACAACGGCATAGGCGGACTGGCCATCGACCCAGCGGATCCAGACTCGCTCGCGTTTGGGTTCGGTGAAAATCTCGGCGTCGACTACACCTTCGTTGGCTCCGACGGCACCAAACTATCCGGTGGTGGCGAAGGCGGATCGACCTACCGCTGCCGAACCGATGGAGCGGAACTCACTCGACTTTCCACTGGACACTGGAACGCCTTCGGGATGACGTATGATCTGGCCGGAAACCTCTTTTCGACCGACAACGATCCTGACGCGACACCACCCAATCGCTTGCTTCACGTTATCCCCGGCGCAGACTTTGGTTACGAGTTTCGGTATGGTCGATCAGGACGGCACCCGCTGGTTTGCTGGAATGGTGAAAATCCTGGAACGCTCGGCATGGCCGGGGTGTTGAACGAGGCAGCTTGCGGTGTGATCCCGTTTGGTGTCAACCATTTGCTCACCGCGTCATGGACTGACAACCGAGTCGACTTGCACAAGCTGACGCCCAAGGGAGCTTCGCTGGAAGCCACGCGAGAACAATTCTTGAGCGGACCAGATGACTTCCGCCCAGTCCACTTTTCTTATTCAACCGACGGAAGGTTCCTTTACATCAGCGATTGGGTCAAGATTTCCTATCCGGTTCACGGGCACGGGCGAATTTGGCGAGTTGAGTTCAAACAACCTGTCTCGCTCACGCCGCTACCACGCACCAATGAGATTGCCGAACCAACGATCGACAAGGCAATTGAGCTACTTGGCAGCCCAGATCCGTACGTACGAACCGCGGCAATGAACACTCTGGTTCAACATCCAAAAGAGATCGAAGACCTCGACTGGAAAACAATGAATGAGGTCGCCCGCGTCCACTACGCAGTCACTCTCAAACGAATCGACCAACGAAAGGGCTCCTCCGGCCAATTCGTCGATCGAATCCCAGATTTGCTACTCGACAAGTCCTCCGACGTTCGTTTCGTCGCCATCAAATGGATCGCCGACGAAACACTGGAACATCATCGCGTCTCACTCGAACAACTTCTCAAACGAGATGATTTGAGTCGCCGTGACCTGAAAGCCGTGGTGGCGTCCCTCGCCAAAATCAGCAGCCCAACGACGCGAGAATTCTCGCCCGATGACACCTTGTTGAAACTAACCCTCGATGACAGCAATCCGATACAACTTCGCAGGATTGCCCTGCAATCCCTCAACGTCGATCACCCCCGACTGACCATCGGTGTCCTTGAATCGCTCCTTGATTTAAACGATGCAACCATCCAGCGAGAAGCGGTGCACATCCTTGCCATTCATCCCGATGCCAACAAAGCATCAGCACTGAACAAGGTCGCTGGCGATGAGTCCCTCGATGCGAATCTTCGCGCCGATGCAATCGCAGGGTTGGCCTCGTTGGCGACTGAGAACTCCGACGTGTTGCAAGAGTTGGCGAATCACCATCACCCGATCATCGCAAACGAAGCGAGACGTACACTCGTCTCGGCTGGCCTGCTGAAACGCAAACTGCCTGCCAAGCCATCGGTGGACCAACTCTCGGACTGGAACACATTGATCGACGAAGTCGAAGGTGAACCAGACCCGAATATTGGACGCCGTCTCTTCTTCCACAACAACTTGGCAGGCTGCTACAAGTGCCATGCCGTAAACGGTCGCGGCAACGAGGTGGGTCCTGACCTGACAACTATCCACAAACAAACTGGAATTACCCAAACTTGGTTGCTAAAGCACATCGTCCATCCTAGCGCGGAGATGGCACCCTACTACCGCCCGCAACAACTACTGACATTTGACGGCCAGGTCCTGAACGGACTAATCATCGCTCGCGAGGGTCAACGCGAGGGCTACATAGGATCGGATGGCAAGGTTTTTTACGTCGACAAAAATGATGTCGAAGGACGCCAAGAACTCACCAACTCGATCATGCCAACCGGGCTTCTCGATCCGTTGACTGCTACCGAAATCCGGGACCTTCTCGCTTACTTGTTGCTGCACGAAGAATGA
- a CDS encoding sigma-54-dependent Fis family transcriptional regulator — protein MIEHRIPLIRDHKKLLLAMPQQRSVADVLRLVVDHLASSHAVALARIWLIQPGEGCPTCPMRSECPDQTECLHLVASAGTSVVDPNTDLSRIDGSFRRFPLGVRKVGRIAATGTPLEVPNIDGDPDWLVHRDWALQESILGFGGQPLIHRGKVLGVLSVFARTTIGDACFDWLRMIADHVASAIANAQAWEEIESLRGRLELENDYLQEELRGEAFGEMIGQSDALQTVTQQIRLVAPTDSTVLVMGESGTGKELVAREIHARSSRHEHPLIKVNCAAIPRELYESEFFGHTKGSFTGALRDRIGRFELADGGTLFLDEIGEIPLDLQSKLLRVLQEGELERVGEERTRMVDVRIIAATNRDLKAEAEAGKFRLDLYYRLSVFPIDLPPLRNRKDDLPLLADHLLTSLSRRLGKPTPRLTRANANELQRYDWPGNIRELQHVLERALITSPPGKLKLNLASQPDIDSQNIVPVHSHEPDEIMTAAELRLFEANNIRKALQACGGKVYGETGAAALLGMKPTTLASRIKSLGIASS, from the coding sequence ATGATCGAACACCGAATTCCCCTGATCCGTGACCACAAGAAACTGTTGCTGGCGATGCCTCAACAGCGGAGCGTCGCCGACGTTTTGCGATTGGTCGTTGATCATTTGGCCAGCTCTCATGCGGTGGCCTTGGCTCGCATCTGGCTGATCCAACCGGGCGAAGGTTGTCCCACGTGCCCGATGCGATCGGAGTGCCCCGACCAAACCGAATGCCTTCACTTAGTGGCTAGTGCAGGAACATCGGTCGTGGATCCCAATACGGACCTCAGCCGCATTGACGGTTCTTTTCGTCGGTTCCCACTTGGCGTGCGGAAAGTCGGACGCATCGCTGCCACCGGGACTCCTTTGGAAGTTCCCAACATCGATGGCGATCCCGATTGGTTGGTGCATCGCGATTGGGCCTTGCAAGAAAGTATTCTTGGATTTGGAGGACAACCGCTGATTCACCGCGGCAAGGTGCTGGGTGTACTCAGTGTCTTCGCTCGCACCACGATCGGTGACGCTTGCTTCGATTGGTTGCGAATGATTGCCGACCACGTGGCGTCTGCCATCGCCAACGCGCAGGCTTGGGAAGAAATCGAAAGCCTGCGAGGACGTTTGGAACTCGAAAACGATTATCTCCAAGAAGAGCTTCGTGGAGAAGCATTCGGTGAGATGATCGGGCAAAGCGATGCGTTGCAAACCGTCACACAGCAAATTCGCTTGGTCGCACCGACCGACTCGACCGTGTTGGTGATGGGCGAAAGCGGCACTGGCAAGGAACTGGTCGCACGCGAGATTCATGCTCGCTCCTCTCGTCATGAACACCCGTTGATCAAAGTCAACTGCGCGGCGATTCCTCGTGAGCTTTATGAGAGCGAGTTCTTTGGACACACCAAGGGCAGCTTCACCGGCGCTCTACGTGATCGCATTGGCCGCTTTGAACTGGCCGATGGTGGCACTTTGTTTCTTGACGAAATTGGCGAAATCCCCTTGGACCTGCAAAGCAAACTTCTGCGGGTTCTGCAGGAAGGCGAACTGGAACGCGTCGGCGAAGAACGGACTCGCATGGTGGACGTTCGAATCATCGCCGCCACCAACCGTGATTTGAAGGCCGAAGCGGAAGCCGGCAAATTCCGACTCGATCTCTACTACCGACTCAGTGTGTTCCCAATCGATTTGCCACCGCTTCGAAATCGAAAAGACGATCTCCCGCTGCTGGCCGATCACTTGCTCACGAGCCTTTCCCGACGGCTTGGCAAGCCAACACCGAGACTCACGCGAGCCAACGCCAACGAACTTCAGCGTTATGACTGGCCCGGCAACATTCGCGAATTGCAACACGTGCTCGAACGAGCGTTGATCACATCTCCTCCCGGTAAACTGAAACTGAATCTCGCGTCACAACCCGACATCGATTCGCAAAACATCGTCCCCGTTCACTCGCACGAACCCGACGAGATCATGACCGCCGCTGAACTCCGCTTGTTCGAGGCAAACAACATTCGCAAAGCACTGCAAGCGTGTGGAGGCAAAGTGTACGGCGAGACGGGTGCCGCCGCTCTACTCGGAATGAAACCGACCACCCTTGCATCACGAATCAAATCACTCGGCATCGCATCATCGTGA
- a CDS encoding winged helix-turn-helix transcriptional regulator: protein MDTNGKSRHTNYELPACPVEATLELIGGKWKGIVLYYLMVDGRLRFSVLKRKVGCVTQRMLTKQLRELEDSGLVNRIVYAEVPPRVEYELTEEGESLTPVLLTLKKWGEAHALQLLQERENRKAVEAS from the coding sequence ATGGATACTAATGGAAAATCCCGGCACACGAACTACGAACTGCCGGCTTGTCCCGTGGAAGCAACGCTGGAATTGATCGGCGGCAAGTGGAAAGGCATCGTGCTTTATTACTTGATGGTCGATGGACGCCTCCGATTCAGCGTTCTCAAACGCAAAGTCGGCTGTGTCACGCAGAGAATGCTGACCAAGCAGCTTCGCGAATTGGAGGACAGCGGGTTGGTCAATCGGATCGTCTACGCCGAGGTGCCACCGCGGGTCGAATACGAATTGACGGAAGAGGGCGAGTCGCTCACGCCCGTGCTGCTGACACTGAAGAAGTGGGGCGAAGCTCACGCATTGCAACTACTGCAGGAACGCGAAAATCGCAAAGCGGTGGAAGCGTCGTGA
- a CDS encoding SDR family NAD(P)-dependent oxidoreductase: MKRILITGATDGIGLETAKALVSRGHHVLIHGRNADKLKQVEQSLNSLSSEASIESHLADLSDINEVESLAGSVAAKHDHLDALINNAGVLSTSDPMTPDGLDVRFVVNTIAPYVLAKRLRSRMDSSGRIVNVSSAAQKPVDMAAFRGELQLDDLEAYSQSKLALTMWSRGLADKLGTDGPAIIAVNPGSLLSSKMVHQAFGVPGKDITIGANILVRAALDEEFADASGQYFNNDAGEFGTPHADALDAEKNAAIIDHLESVLATV; encoded by the coding sequence ATGAAACGCATTTTGATCACTGGTGCCACCGATGGCATTGGCCTAGAAACCGCCAAGGCATTGGTCTCACGAGGTCACCATGTCTTGATTCACGGCCGCAATGCGGACAAGCTCAAACAAGTCGAGCAGTCTCTAAACTCGCTGTCGAGCGAGGCATCGATCGAATCGCACCTCGCGGATCTGTCGGACATCAATGAAGTCGAGTCGCTTGCCGGTTCAGTCGCCGCGAAACATGACCACCTCGACGCGCTGATCAACAACGCTGGTGTGCTGTCCACATCCGATCCGATGACTCCTGACGGTCTTGATGTTCGATTCGTCGTCAACACAATCGCACCCTACGTGCTGGCAAAGCGACTTCGATCGCGGATGGATTCATCCGGACGGATCGTCAACGTTTCCTCTGCCGCTCAAAAGCCTGTCGACATGGCTGCGTTCCGCGGTGAACTTCAATTGGACGACCTGGAGGCCTACTCCCAAAGCAAGCTTGCACTCACCATGTGGTCCCGAGGGTTAGCTGATAAGCTTGGCACCGATGGCCCAGCGATCATCGCCGTGAATCCGGGCTCTCTGCTTTCCAGCAAGATGGTCCATCAGGCGTTCGGCGTTCCAGGAAAAGACATCACGATCGGGGCCAACATCCTTGTCCGTGCAGCTCTGGACGAAGAGTTCGCCGATGCCTCAGGCCAATACTTCAACAACGACGCCGGAGAATTCGGCACGCCACACG